The Deltaproteobacteria bacterium genome contains a region encoding:
- a CDS encoding chloride channel protein: MWINRLAGQDRNFNIAHAGKWMFYFVAIGLIAGLGSVLFHYLCQLGIHYFMDMAAGYRPPAPAGEHHLMPPTATPFNRWILLLLPAAGGLLSGWIVYTYAPEAEGHGTDAAIDAYHRAGGLIRSRVPIIKTIASAITLATGGSGGREGPIAQIGAGFGSFLATKLKLSERERRIMMAAGIGAGVGSIFRAPLAGALFAAEVLYRDPEFESEVIIPAGISSVVAYCVFCLVFGWGSLFDSADFRFSNPMELGPYIVLAFILVGLAVLYVKSFYGIMDLFRAIKIPNHVKPAIGGLATGIIGFFLPQTLAFGYGFAQMALDNQLTIPFLLFLAIGKIFTTSFSIGSGGSGGVFGPSVVIGGAMGGAVGKVFHGLLPNVVTEPGAFVVVGMAGFFTAVSNTPISTIIFVSEMTNSYHLLLPSLLVCSLTFMASKKWSIYHEQVKSKIDSPAHAGDFFVDILQAIRVKDLMDHVKKVTLIPQDMAFGEFKTFFSNTKQHYFPVMDGNEKLIAIFSINDVRGVLFSSEIEDLVRMQDIGTSDIIVTTPSDDLNSVLQKFTEKNIDSLPVVADEDHGELIGMLNRREVIAFYNEKIGKMKQNGQR, translated from the coding sequence ATGTGGATCAACCGGCTGGCGGGGCAGGACAGAAATTTCAACATCGCCCACGCCGGCAAGTGGATGTTCTATTTCGTGGCCATCGGCCTGATCGCCGGATTGGGGTCCGTCCTTTTTCACTATCTCTGCCAACTCGGCATTCACTATTTCATGGATATGGCGGCCGGTTACCGGCCGCCAGCGCCTGCCGGGGAGCATCACCTGATGCCACCGACTGCCACGCCCTTCAACCGTTGGATTCTGCTGCTGCTACCGGCCGCCGGCGGTCTGCTCAGCGGGTGGATCGTCTATACCTACGCCCCCGAAGCCGAAGGGCATGGAACCGATGCCGCTATCGATGCCTATCACCGGGCCGGCGGGCTCATCCGCAGCCGGGTGCCCATTATCAAAACCATCGCTTCCGCCATCACATTGGCCACGGGCGGATCCGGCGGGCGTGAAGGCCCCATTGCCCAGATCGGCGCCGGATTCGGGTCCTTTCTGGCGACCAAACTCAAATTGTCCGAACGTGAACGCAGGATCATGATGGCGGCCGGCATCGGTGCCGGGGTGGGCAGCATCTTTCGCGCCCCTCTGGCCGGCGCCCTGTTTGCCGCCGAAGTGCTCTACCGCGACCCGGAATTCGAGTCCGAAGTCATCATTCCGGCGGGGATTTCAAGCGTGGTGGCCTACTGTGTTTTCTGCCTGGTGTTCGGATGGGGCTCTCTTTTCGATTCCGCGGATTTCAGGTTCAGCAACCCAATGGAACTGGGCCCCTACATCGTTCTCGCTTTCATTCTCGTGGGGCTCGCCGTATTGTACGTCAAGTCGTTCTACGGCATTATGGACCTTTTCAGGGCGATAAAAATCCCCAACCACGTCAAACCGGCCATCGGGGGTCTGGCGACCGGTATCATCGGCTTTTTTTTGCCGCAAACCCTCGCTTTCGGCTACGGATTCGCGCAGATGGCCCTGGACAACCAACTGACCATCCCCTTTCTGCTCTTTCTGGCCATTGGAAAAATTTTCACCACGTCATTTTCCATCGGATCCGGCGGCAGTGGCGGCGTCTTCGGTCCGTCCGTCGTCATCGGGGGCGCCATGGGCGGCGCGGTGGGAAAAGTCTTTCACGGGCTTTTGCCCAACGTCGTCACCGAACCGGGGGCTTTTGTCGTCGTGGGCATGGCCGGTTTTTTCACGGCGGTATCCAACACGCCGATCTCCACGATCATCTTCGTGAGTGAAATGACCAATTCCTACCACCTACTGCTGCCAAGCCTTCTGGTCTGCTCCCTTACCTTCATGGCTTCAAAAAAATGGAGCATTTATCACGAACAGGTGAAAAGCAAAATAGACTCCCCGGCCCACGCCGGCGATTTTTTTGTGGACATCCTTCAGGCCATCCGCGTCAAGGATCTCATGGATCATGTGAAAAAGGTGACCCTCATCCCCCAGGACATGGCTTTCGGCGAATTCAAGACATTTTTTTCCAACACCAAACAGCACTATTTCCCGGTCATGGACGGCAATGAAAAGCTTATCGCCATTTTTTCCATCAACGACGTGAGGGGCGTGCTGTTTTCCAGTGAAATAGAGGACCTGGTGAGAATGCAGGATATCGGCACCTCCGACATCATCGTCACCACGCCTTCGGACGATCTGAATTCGGTTCTGCAAAAATTCACCGAAAAGAACATCGACAGCCTTCCGGTGGTCGCCGACGAGGACCACGGAGAATTGATCGGCATGCTGAACCGCCGGGAAGTCATTGCCTTCTACAACGAAAAAATCGGGAAAATGAAGCAGAACGGTCAGCGTTGA
- a CDS encoding aminotransferase class I/II-fold pyridoxal phosphate-dependent enzyme → MNPIARELNEIIEAGNPHLIEMLSGIGKALFFPKGILSQSAEAKEKAHKLNATIGIAKEGGHTMHLESVMEAIREIRASESLTYAPSFGIPGLRKIWQSSLYKKNSSLAGKAISLPVVTCGVTHGISMFADLWLDPGDVVILPDMMWGNYNMVFNVKKGARIRTYPMFTDQGTFDTEAFQAAVRDEAAHHSKITVLLNFPHNPTGYTATKVEGDRIAEILIDTAREGTHVVAVTDDAYFGLFYEQDTLQESLFAKLCGSDPRLLAVKLDGCTKENFVWGLRVGFITYGAAAGGNEESVYTALEKKTAGCIRGNISNASHLGQSIVLKSMQNEKFPAEKRAKFEVLKARALKVKSVLQDPKYKNAWDLYPFNSGYFMCLRLKRVNAEKLRVHLLEKYGVGLIAIGENNIRVAFSCIEEGDIATLFDTMLQGVDDIDNSP, encoded by the coding sequence ATGAATCCCATCGCCCGGGAATTGAATGAGATTATCGAAGCGGGGAATCCGCACCTGATCGAAATGCTTTCCGGCATCGGCAAGGCGCTTTTCTTTCCCAAGGGCATCCTCAGCCAGAGTGCAGAAGCAAAAGAAAAGGCACACAAGCTGAACGCCACCATTGGCATTGCCAAAGAGGGCGGCCACACCATGCACCTCGAGTCCGTCATGGAGGCCATCAGAGAGATCCGGGCCAGCGAATCCCTGACCTACGCCCCCTCTTTCGGTATCCCGGGACTGCGCAAGATCTGGCAATCATCCCTCTACAAAAAAAACAGTTCACTTGCCGGGAAAGCCATCAGCCTGCCCGTGGTCACGTGCGGCGTCACGCACGGCATCAGCATGTTCGCCGACCTCTGGCTCGATCCCGGCGACGTGGTCATACTGCCCGACATGATGTGGGGCAACTACAACATGGTCTTCAACGTGAAAAAGGGAGCCCGTATCCGCACCTATCCGATGTTTACGGATCAGGGCACCTTCGATACCGAGGCCTTCCAAGCGGCGGTAAGGGACGAAGCGGCACACCATAGCAAAATCACCGTACTGCTCAACTTTCCCCACAATCCGACCGGTTACACTGCCACCAAGGTGGAGGGGGACCGGATTGCGGAAATTCTCATCGATACGGCAAGGGAAGGCACCCATGTCGTCGCTGTCACCGACGACGCCTATTTCGGCCTTTTCTATGAACAAGACACCCTGCAGGAGTCGTTGTTTGCCAAGCTGTGCGGCAGCGATCCGCGCCTTCTGGCCGTAAAGTTGGACGGCTGCACAAAGGAAAATTTCGTGTGGGGTCTCAGGGTGGGATTCATCACCTATGGCGCGGCAGCGGGCGGCAACGAGGAATCCGTTTACACGGCCCTGGAAAAGAAAACCGCCGGGTGCATCCGGGGCAATATCTCCAACGCGTCCCACCTGGGCCAGTCCATCGTTCTCAAATCGATGCAGAATGAAAAGTTCCCTGCTGAGAAGCGGGCAAAATTCGAGGTGTTGAAGGCGCGTGCCCTCAAGGTAAAAAGCGTGCTTCAAGACCCGAAATACAAGAATGCGTGGGACCTATACCCCTTCAACTCCGGATACTTCATGTGCCTCCGCCTCAAACGTGTCAATGCCGAGAAATTGCGGGTGCACCTGCTCGAAAAATACGGGGTCGGCTTGATCGCCATAGGAGAAAACAACATCAGGGTGGCTTTTTCCTGCATCGAAGAAGGAGACATAGCGACGCTGTTCGACACCATGTTGCAGGGTGTCGACGATATTGACAATTCGCCCTAA
- a CDS encoding penicillin-binding protein activator, with translation MKLKSLVNIHFFVLFSLLSLIIWGCAKPSVPPVILTPTQPPGAELLSGEAVFSQAEELFLKKSFDEAMEKYRAYLEWYPEGPLADAALYKIGSIQTYREDLDGALATYQTLVESYPESPLTREAMIEVLDIYNRQGRYTDAIDFAFKIAENDLSESQLLRKYVLLGDAHMGVGTPEDAFYFYSAAYRLAGDFEKERLLEKVKAAVAGLREVHLVNLLARVKTPLLRGHLLYRFGLICIEKGKTDDALEALTQLTKTMPEHEMAQPAQELIDEIISKSISSPYTVGCLLPLSGRYRTYGQRALQGIELAYQRHVQAGGRPGIRLVVKDTQADPFKTTAAVRELDAENAAVILGPMIMSEPAALEAQARGIPILTFTQREGITATGNFVFRNFITPKMQARTLADYATETLNVKRFAILYPREHYGTTYMNLFWDEIDARGGTISAIDSYDPELNDFAVPIKKMVGLYFPVPDDLKIDFEMLPEEDTPWWLDHFNPRTVVPFFPRELKSIAVLYKTVPDTVLGPVATDEERSRNEEAEPVVDFQAVFIPDAPGKAGLIIPQLAYHDVNDVYLLGTNLWHSTELLEMARRYVQGAVMTEGFSPNSGLVQVKRFVQAFEDAFGKSPGFIEAVTYDSADMVFQILGTPGIRFKNHVKDELLNLVNFPGVTGRTHFDYSGDAVKALFLLEVTGDSFVEARQP, from the coding sequence ATGAAGCTGAAATCATTAGTTAACATTCATTTTTTCGTCCTATTTTCCCTTTTATCCCTCATTATCTGGGGCTGCGCAAAGCCATCCGTACCGCCGGTCATCCTCACCCCCACCCAGCCGCCGGGAGCCGAACTGCTCTCCGGCGAAGCGGTTTTCTCGCAGGCGGAAGAGCTCTTCCTGAAAAAATCGTTCGACGAGGCCATGGAAAAGTACAGGGCCTATCTGGAATGGTATCCCGAAGGCCCCCTGGCAGATGCCGCCCTCTACAAAATCGGATCGATTCAAACATACAGGGAAGATCTCGATGGGGCCCTCGCCACCTACCAAACGCTGGTGGAATCCTACCCGGAAAGCCCGCTGACGCGGGAAGCGATGATCGAAGTGCTCGATATCTACAACCGGCAGGGAAGATACACCGACGCCATCGACTTTGCCTTTAAGATTGCCGAAAACGACCTCTCCGAGAGCCAGCTTCTCAGAAAATACGTTCTGCTCGGCGATGCCCACATGGGAGTCGGCACCCCGGAAGATGCCTTTTATTTTTACAGTGCCGCTTATCGCCTGGCCGGCGATTTCGAAAAGGAACGGCTGCTGGAAAAAGTTAAAGCTGCGGTGGCCGGACTCCGCGAAGTCCATCTCGTGAACCTGCTCGCAAGGGTAAAAACCCCCCTGCTGCGGGGGCACCTCCTGTACCGTTTCGGCTTAATCTGCATCGAAAAAGGCAAAACCGACGACGCCCTGGAAGCCTTGACGCAACTCACCAAAACCATGCCCGAGCATGAAATGGCGCAGCCTGCACAGGAATTGATCGATGAAATCATCAGCAAATCCATCAGCAGTCCTTATACCGTGGGCTGCCTCCTGCCTCTGAGCGGCCGCTACCGAACCTATGGGCAAAGAGCCCTGCAGGGCATAGAACTGGCCTACCAGCGACACGTCCAGGCAGGCGGCCGGCCGGGTATCCGGCTGGTCGTGAAAGACACGCAGGCCGATCCGTTCAAAACGACCGCGGCTGTGCGGGAACTGGACGCTGAAAATGCCGCCGTCATCCTGGGCCCCATGATCATGTCGGAACCGGCGGCCCTCGAGGCACAGGCGCGCGGTATTCCGATCCTGACGTTCACCCAGCGAGAAGGCATCACGGCAACCGGCAATTTCGTATTCAGAAACTTCATCACCCCTAAAATGCAGGCCCGCACACTGGCCGACTATGCCACCGAAACACTGAATGTTAAACGCTTCGCGATTCTCTACCCGCGCGAGCACTACGGAACGACATACATGAACCTTTTCTGGGACGAAATCGATGCCCGGGGGGGGACGATATCGGCCATAGATTCCTACGATCCCGAACTGAATGACTTTGCCGTACCCATAAAAAAGATGGTGGGACTGTATTTCCCGGTTCCCGACGATCTCAAAATCGATTTTGAAATGCTGCCGGAAGAGGATACGCCATGGTGGCTGGATCACTTCAATCCACGCACGGTGGTGCCCTTTTTCCCCCGCGAGTTGAAATCGATCGCTGTCCTGTACAAAACCGTACCGGACACGGTGCTGGGACCGGTGGCCACGGATGAGGAACGCAGCAGAAACGAAGAAGCCGAACCGGTGGTCGACTTTCAGGCGGTGTTCATACCCGACGCACCCGGCAAGGCCGGGTTGATCATCCCCCAGCTGGCCTACCACGATGTGAACGACGTGTACCTTCTGGGCACCAACCTGTGGCACTCCACCGAGCTCCTCGAAATGGCCCGCCGGTACGTGCAGGGTGCCGTCATGACCGAGGGATTTTCACCGAACAGCGGCCTTGTACAGGTCAAGCGTTTTGTGCAAGCCTTCGAAGATGCCTTTGGCAAGTCGCCCGGATTTATCGAAGCCGTCACCTATGATTCCGCCGACATGGTTTTCCAGATCCTCGGGACGCCCGGCATCCGGTTCAAAAACCACGTCAAAGACGAACTCCTCAACCTTGTCAATTTCCCGGGAGTCACCGGCAGGACACACTTCGACTACAGCGGCGATGCCGTCAAGGCCCTGTTTCTCCTCGAGGTGACGGGAGACAGCTTCGTGGAAGCCCGGCAACCCTGA
- a CDS encoding KpsF/GutQ family sugar-phosphate isomerase, producing MIIEEAKEVLRIEAEGLMQLVDKLDDNFTAMVQSIYSTSGRVVVGGIGKSGIVGRKIAATLNSTGTRSFFLHPVEAMHGDLGMVGPDDIFLALSTSGETDELNALVASIRGIGCTVIAFTGNKASTLAQNSDIVIDVGVEKEACPLGLAPTASSTALLAMGDALAVTLINMKAFTPSDFRRFHPGGALGQRLASRVVDMMLIGEAIPRITITATMEQAIETINSMGLGATLVCDDAKRLVGIITDGDIRRSLAQRRDLWSLPVGKVMTANPKQIGPETPAYDALEIMEKHEITVLPITGEDGTVCGILHLHDILGKGDFRFEPKKLGRHL from the coding sequence TTGATCATAGAGGAAGCGAAGGAAGTCTTGCGCATCGAGGCCGAGGGCCTCATGCAGTTGGTCGACAAACTGGACGACAATTTCACGGCCATGGTGCAATCTATTTACAGTACCAGCGGGCGGGTGGTGGTAGGCGGGATCGGCAAGTCAGGCATTGTCGGCAGAAAGATCGCGGCTACGCTGAACAGCACCGGTACGCGTTCCTTCTTCCTGCATCCCGTCGAGGCCATGCACGGTGATCTGGGAATGGTGGGCCCTGATGATATATTTCTGGCCCTTTCAACCAGCGGGGAGACCGACGAGCTGAATGCATTGGTCGCCAGCATACGGGGGATAGGCTGCACGGTAATCGCCTTCACGGGAAACAAGGCGTCCACCCTGGCGCAGAACAGCGATATCGTGATCGACGTGGGCGTCGAAAAGGAGGCCTGCCCGTTGGGGTTGGCGCCAACGGCCAGTTCGACGGCGCTTCTGGCCATGGGGGATGCCCTGGCCGTCACGTTGATCAACATGAAAGCGTTTACTCCGAGCGATTTCAGACGGTTTCATCCGGGTGGCGCCCTGGGGCAGCGCCTCGCGAGCCGGGTCGTCGACATGATGCTGATAGGAGAAGCCATCCCCCGGATAACGATTACGGCAACCATGGAACAGGCTATCGAAACGATCAATAGCATGGGGCTCGGGGCAACCCTTGTATGCGATGACGCCAAGAGGCTGGTGGGCATCATAACCGACGGTGACATCAGGCGATCTCTCGCACAGCGCAGGGATCTATGGTCACTGCCGGTGGGCAAGGTGATGACCGCAAACCCCAAACAGATCGGTCCGGAAACGCCGGCGTACGACGCACTGGAAATTATGGAAAAGCATGAGATCACCGTACTGCCCATCACCGGGGAGGACGGAACCGTTTGCGGGATCCTGCATCTCCACGACATTTTGGGAAAAGGCGACTTTAGATTCGAACCTAAAAAACTGGGCAGGCATTTATGA
- the truA gene encoding tRNA pseudouridine(38-40) synthase TruA — protein sequence MKNYLITIEYDGTAYHGWQRQKNDATVQAEIERALAVMTRETIVVNGSGRTDAGVHALAQTANFKSGAGLSPQAFRMGLNSLLNGDIVIRDCRTVADAFHARYDARGKVYRYRIWNDSLPTAIERRYVWHIRSELDFYAMQKAAALTIGEHDFRAFEGAGSPRSTTVRRVTRAELARDLSGNIRFTIEADGFLRYMVRNIVGTLVDVGRSRMRPEDFKTVLESRDRAQAGATAPPQGLYLVKVVY from the coding sequence GTGAAGAACTATCTCATCACCATCGAGTACGACGGAACCGCCTATCACGGGTGGCAGCGCCAGAAAAACGATGCGACGGTGCAGGCCGAGATCGAGCGCGCACTGGCGGTAATGACCCGTGAAACGATTGTCGTGAATGGCTCCGGAAGGACGGACGCCGGTGTGCATGCCCTGGCGCAGACGGCGAATTTCAAGAGCGGTGCCGGACTGTCTCCGCAAGCCTTCAGGATGGGGCTCAACAGCCTGTTGAATGGGGACATCGTCATCAGGGACTGCCGGACGGTGGCGGACGCCTTTCATGCCCGGTATGATGCCAGGGGAAAAGTCTATCGGTACCGTATTTGGAACGACAGCCTTCCTACAGCCATCGAGCGGCGGTATGTCTGGCATATTCGCAGTGAACTGGATTTTTATGCCATGCAGAAGGCCGCTGCTTTGACAATCGGCGAACACGACTTCAGGGCGTTCGAGGGGGCCGGGAGTCCGCGGTCGACCACGGTCCGCAGGGTGACGAGGGCCGAACTGGCCAGAGATCTCTCCGGCAACATCCGTTTCACCATCGAGGCCGATGGGTTCTTGAGGTACATGGTGCGCAACATCGTCGGCACGCTCGTGGATGTCGGCCGTTCCAGGATGCGCCCGGAGGATTTTAAAACCGTTCTCGAATCCCGGGACCGGGCACAAGCCGGGGCGACGGCTCCGCCGCAGGGGTTGTATCTAGTAAAAGTGGTTTATTAG
- a CDS encoding PxxKW family cysteine-rich protein, with protein MECTTVRKGNECPFMTKQGCSYNGGICHQTIENCDGCNRKMENGSGWYCSACPDPALKWKNGNCNMASHVSTVSTQKKQKINPLKASKRASR; from the coding sequence ATGGAATGTACAACGGTTAGAAAAGGAAATGAATGCCCTTTCATGACCAAACAAGGGTGTTCCTACAACGGCGGGATTTGTCATCAGACCATAGAGAATTGTGACGGCTGCAACCGCAAAATGGAAAACGGTTCGGGATGGTACTGTTCGGCGTGCCCGGATCCGGCGCTCAAGTGGAAAAACGGAAACTGCAACATGGCGTCGCATGTCTCAACCGTTTCCACCCAGAAAAAGCAGAAAATCAATCCGCTCAAAGCATCCAAGCGCGCAAGCCGCTAA
- a CDS encoding ATP-dependent 6-phosphofructokinase → MIHDVEDTRVKALGHAKIPSPLSRDENFVSDEDGVMIDATLKNMRKVLESGSVSPCLEVAGPREKIYFDSSKLRCAIVTCGGLCPGLNDIIRSVVLELFFGYGVRNIYGIRYGLQGFIPKYNHEIVELSPASVANILELGGSILGSSRGPQDIDEIVDSLERMNVGILFMVGGDGTLKAATRIVDSITERELKISVVGIPKTIDNDIYLVARSFGFETAVDVATEAIKGAHNESIGYPNGVGLIKLMGRHSGFIAATATLAQQDVNFTLIPEVDFDIEGPGGLLAAIEERIAARSHAVIVVAEGAGQKFFENNARERDESGNIRLKDIGIFLKNRIAAYFSEKRIDISLKYIDPSYIIRSLPANANDHVFCSFLGRDAVHAGMAGKTGVLIGFWNNTYVHLPMILSAGKRKQVAPRGKLWSSVLEATGQGRLKND, encoded by the coding sequence ATGATTCACGATGTGGAAGACACCCGGGTTAAAGCGCTGGGCCATGCAAAAATACCGTCTCCTCTCAGCCGGGACGAGAATTTTGTATCGGACGAAGATGGGGTAATGATCGACGCGACCTTGAAGAATATGCGGAAAGTGCTGGAAAGCGGCTCCGTGAGTCCCTGCCTGGAGGTGGCCGGCCCCAGGGAGAAGATCTATTTCGATTCCAGCAAGCTCAGGTGTGCCATCGTGACCTGCGGAGGCCTATGCCCGGGACTGAACGACATCATCCGCTCGGTGGTGCTGGAACTTTTTTTCGGGTACGGAGTCAGGAACATCTACGGCATCCGTTACGGGCTGCAGGGTTTCATTCCCAAATACAATCACGAAATCGTGGAGTTGTCTCCGGCGTCTGTCGCCAATATCCTCGAGCTGGGCGGTTCGATTCTGGGGTCGTCCAGGGGACCCCAGGATATCGATGAAATCGTCGACAGCCTGGAGAGGATGAATGTCGGCATTCTATTCATGGTCGGCGGGGATGGCACCCTCAAGGCCGCTACCCGCATTGTGGACAGCATCACGGAAAGGGAGCTTAAAATCAGCGTGGTGGGCATTCCCAAAACCATCGACAACGATATCTACCTGGTGGCCCGTTCGTTTGGATTCGAGACGGCCGTGGACGTGGCTACAGAGGCGATCAAGGGTGCTCACAACGAGTCCATCGGCTATCCCAACGGTGTCGGCCTTATCAAGCTGATGGGGCGTCATTCCGGCTTTATCGCCGCAACGGCGACGCTCGCTCAACAAGATGTCAATTTTACCCTGATTCCGGAAGTCGATTTTGACATCGAGGGCCCCGGGGGGCTGCTGGCGGCCATCGAAGAAAGGATTGCCGCCAGATCCCATGCCGTCATCGTGGTGGCGGAAGGCGCCGGGCAGAAGTTTTTCGAAAATAATGCGCGCGAGCGGGACGAGTCCGGGAATATCCGGCTGAAGGATATCGGCATTTTTTTGAAGAACCGGATAGCGGCTTATTTTTCTGAAAAAAGGATCGATATAAGCCTCAAATATATTGACCCCAGCTATATCATCCGCAGCCTTCCCGCCAATGCCAATGACCATGTCTTCTGCAGCTTTTTAGGGCGTGACGCCGTGCACGCGGGCATGGCCGGCAAGACCGGTGTGCTCATCGGTTTTTGGAACAACACCTACGTTCATCTTCCCATGATCCTCTCCGCAGGCAAACGCAAACAGGTGGCCCCCCGCGGCAAACTGTGGAGCAGCGTTCTGGAGGCCACGGGGCAGGGGAGGCTCAAGAACGACTAG